The Collimonas sp. PA-H2 genome contains a region encoding:
- the psrA gene encoding iron-containing alcohol dehydrogenase PsrA codes for MSQRFHNPVAIHFGNGCLQDLPQLLGAGKVVLVTFPEARALGLVSRMEQLLGDRISYVIDDIQPNPDVAALRAMYEQFWRREQTCDTLVALGGGSVIDTAKALLVGTASGSFAELLALLADGKPFTPPRTKNLIAIPTTAGTGSEVTPWATIWDAASKKKYSLHLDCTWPIAALVDPALMLSLPRQVTISTGLDALSHALESIWNVNANPISDTYAASAIQDILACLPALADDLGNPALRSAMALAALKAGLAFSNTKTALAHSISYEMTLSHGLPHGIACSFTLPMVLRMAWGAQAERDATLQRVFGAGREEAEQRLRDFLHRLDVKTDFSDYGVSLQDARQMVSQAMQGARGKNFIGKDKVFSFT; via the coding sequence ATGTCGCAACGATTTCATAATCCGGTCGCAATCCATTTCGGCAACGGCTGCCTGCAAGACCTGCCGCAGCTGCTTGGCGCCGGCAAGGTGGTCCTGGTGACATTTCCGGAAGCGCGGGCGCTCGGCCTGGTGAGCCGGATGGAACAACTGCTGGGCGACCGTATCTCGTATGTCATCGACGATATCCAGCCAAATCCAGATGTCGCCGCCTTGCGTGCCATGTATGAACAATTCTGGCGGCGGGAGCAGACCTGCGACACCTTGGTCGCACTGGGCGGCGGCAGCGTCATCGATACCGCCAAGGCTTTGCTGGTGGGCACCGCCAGCGGCAGTTTCGCGGAATTGCTGGCATTGCTGGCCGACGGCAAGCCGTTCACGCCGCCGCGGACGAAAAACCTGATCGCTATACCGACCACGGCCGGCACCGGCAGCGAGGTCACGCCCTGGGCAACCATCTGGGATGCCGCCAGCAAGAAGAAATATTCCCTGCATCTGGATTGCACCTGGCCTATCGCGGCGCTGGTAGACCCCGCGCTGATGCTGAGCCTGCCGCGCCAGGTGACTATTTCCACTGGCCTGGACGCGCTGTCGCACGCGCTGGAATCGATCTGGAACGTCAACGCCAACCCTATCTCGGACACTTACGCAGCCTCTGCAATCCAGGACATCCTGGCTTGTCTGCCGGCGCTGGCCGACGATCTGGGCAACCCTGCGCTGCGCTCGGCGATGGCGCTGGCGGCCCTGAAAGCCGGGCTGGCGTTTTCCAACACCAAGACTGCGCTGGCGCACTCGATCTCCTACGAAATGACGCTGAGCCACGGACTGCCGCACGGCATCGCCTGCTCCTTCACGCTGCCGATGGTGCTGCGCATGGCCTGGGGCGCGCAGGCGGAACGCGACGCCACGCTGCAGCGCGTGTTCGGCGCCGGCCGCGAAGAGGCGGAACAGCGTTTGCGCGATTTCCTGCATCGGCTGGACGTCAAGACCGATTTTTCCGATTATGGCGTTTCCCTCCAGGACGCCCGGCAGATGGTGAGCCAGGCGATGCAAGGCGCGCGCGGTAAAAATTTTATCGGCAAGGATAAGGTCTTCTCCTTTACCTGA
- a CDS encoding undecaprenyl-phosphate glucose phosphotransferase: MASSKSLILFERVLTFELPQWLVDALILCATAQLAGHFHFNSAMTTTAPIHSLLLYFCCAFGVLTFSKLNLYTSWQEWPMPAIFTRLACAWGAILLAGYALSVMVHGVGALSRRWLVYWYLISLVFLALYRFLIYASACHLRKRGINTRRIVIVGYGPTGQEMHKRALHNAAAVYDVRAVAVVGEQAHKLQDPAIDHIGSYDDIHHYVVQHEIHEIWITLPMSAAPQLKQLQHCLRNTLVDIRWVPDTSGIQMLSNLAVNFLGIPAVELNRPAPSGIHAIVKHLLDKLFALAALTLLAPLFAVIAVCIKYSSPGPVFFKQARLGLNGKKFMVYKFRTMKLHQEHKKLTQATQHDPRITRVGQFLRRTSLDELPQFLNVLIGDMSVIGPRPHALEHNELYEKLLEMYMVRHRVKPGITGWAQIHGHRGETDTVDKMEKRVQFDLYYIQHWSFLMDFRILVWTAFKGWTGSAAY; this comes from the coding sequence ATGGCAAGCTCAAAATCCCTGATACTTTTCGAACGAGTGCTCACCTTCGAATTGCCGCAATGGCTGGTAGATGCACTGATCCTGTGCGCTACCGCCCAGCTGGCCGGCCACTTCCATTTCAATTCGGCCATGACCACCACCGCGCCGATTCATTCGCTGCTCTTGTATTTCTGTTGTGCGTTTGGCGTGCTGACATTTTCCAAACTGAACTTATATACATCCTGGCAAGAATGGCCGATGCCGGCGATCTTCACCCGGCTCGCCTGCGCCTGGGGCGCCATATTGCTGGCGGGGTATGCTCTCAGCGTCATGGTGCATGGGGTCGGCGCTTTGTCGCGCCGCTGGCTGGTGTACTGGTATCTGATCAGCCTGGTCTTTCTGGCCCTGTACCGCTTTCTCATCTATGCCTCGGCCTGTCACTTGCGCAAGCGCGGCATCAACACCCGGCGCATTGTGATTGTCGGCTATGGCCCCACCGGGCAGGAAATGCACAAGCGCGCGCTGCACAATGCCGCCGCGGTCTATGACGTACGCGCCGTGGCCGTCGTCGGCGAACAGGCGCACAAACTGCAAGATCCTGCCATCGATCACATCGGTAGCTACGATGATATCCATCACTACGTGGTGCAGCACGAGATCCATGAAATCTGGATCACCCTGCCGATGAGCGCCGCGCCACAGCTGAAACAGCTGCAGCATTGCCTGCGCAATACCCTGGTCGACATCCGCTGGGTGCCAGATACTTCAGGCATACAGATGTTGAGCAACCTGGCCGTCAATTTTCTCGGCATCCCGGCGGTAGAACTGAACCGCCCCGCCCCCAGCGGCATCCACGCCATCGTCAAGCACCTGCTGGACAAGCTGTTCGCCCTGGCGGCGCTGACGCTGCTGGCACCCTTGTTTGCGGTGATCGCCGTCTGCATCAAATACTCGTCGCCCGGCCCGGTGTTCTTCAAGCAGGCCAGGCTGGGGCTCAACGGCAAGAAATTCATGGTCTACAAATTCCGCACCATGAAACTGCACCAGGAACACAAGAAACTGACCCAGGCCACGCAACATGATCCGCGCATCACCCGGGTCGGGCAATTCCTGCGGCGCACCAGCCTGGATGAACTGCCGCAGTTCCTCAATGTGCTGATCGGCGACATGTCCGTGATCGGCCCCAGGCCGCATGCGCTGGAACATAACGAGCTCTACGAAAAGCTGCTGGAGATGTATATGGTGCGGCACCGGGTCAAGCCCGGCATCACCGGCTGGGCGCAAATCCACGGCCACCGGGGTGAAACCGATACCGTGGATAAAATGGAGAAACGCGTACAGTTCGACCTGTACTACATCCAGCACTGGTCGTTCCTGATGGATTTCCGCATCCTGGTATGGACAGCCTTCAAGGGCTGGACCGGCAGCGCCGCCTATTAG
- a CDS encoding glycosyltransferase produces MNRARPLHILNVAETIKGGIATYLDTLEHYSRDFNCHFEYLIPAAQIDQIASRQIEPHAYSRKGIGPLRLAAAIVRLARQSKPDVVYAHSTFAGVALCLAKPWLCRGTKTMYCAHGWASFRDRSKLVILLSRIIERGMSYIPDAVVNISRHEHEINRIHGFSKRNVLIQSTVLDRDSRLKAQRQDDQRLHILFAARLDWEKGYDILVEAIHILQKSRPDFVYHIVGDAVLGNLKIEKIVADNVHYYGWIDHAEIDRFYDRADVFIVPSRNEGFGLTVLEAFRSSVPVIASDRGALPELVEHAVNGLVFNCTAADLAEKLHGMDLDILRSYGRAGRRSYLEKFSPAQFVVSYQKLFGQLRGSI; encoded by the coding sequence ATGAATCGCGCGCGACCGTTGCACATCCTGAACGTGGCGGAGACTATCAAGGGCGGGATAGCGACCTATCTCGATACGCTGGAGCATTACAGCCGCGATTTCAACTGCCATTTCGAATATCTGATCCCGGCCGCGCAAATAGATCAGATCGCTTCCAGGCAAATCGAGCCGCATGCCTACTCGCGGAAAGGCATAGGTCCGTTGCGGCTGGCGGCGGCCATCGTGCGACTGGCGCGGCAGAGCAAGCCGGATGTGGTGTACGCGCACAGCACGTTTGCCGGCGTCGCCCTGTGCCTGGCCAAACCGTGGTTATGCCGAGGCACCAAAACCATGTATTGCGCGCACGGCTGGGCCAGCTTCCGCGATCGCAGCAAGCTGGTGATACTGCTGAGCCGGATTATAGAAAGAGGCATGTCCTATATACCCGATGCGGTGGTGAATATTTCCCGCCATGAGCATGAAATCAACCGCATACACGGTTTTTCAAAGAGAAACGTACTGATCCAGAGCACCGTGCTTGATCGCGATAGCCGGCTGAAGGCGCAGCGCCAGGACGATCAACGGCTGCACATCCTCTTTGCGGCCCGCCTGGATTGGGAAAAGGGCTATGACATCCTGGTCGAAGCGATCCATATCCTGCAAAAGAGCAGGCCGGATTTTGTCTACCATATCGTCGGCGATGCGGTGCTCGGCAATCTCAAGATCGAGAAAATCGTTGCCGACAACGTGCATTACTACGGCTGGATCGATCATGCTGAGATCGATCGTTTTTATGATCGTGCCGATGTGTTCATCGTACCTTCACGCAATGAAGGATTCGGTTTGACCGTGCTGGAGGCGTTCCGCAGTTCGGTGCCGGTGATCGCCAGCGACCGCGGCGCCTTGCCCGAGCTGGTCGAGCATGCGGTCAATGGCCTGGTCTTCAATTGCACGGCTGCCGACCTTGCCGAGAAATTGCATGGCATGGACCTTGATATCTTGCGCAGTTACGGCCGCGCCGGGCGCCGTTCTTACCTGGAGAAGTTCTCGCCGGCGCAATTCGTTGTCAGTTACCAGAAGCTGTTCGGACAGTTGCGCGGCTCTATCTGA